The following are from one region of the Trichoplusia ni isolate ovarian cell line Hi5 chromosome 1, tn1, whole genome shotgun sequence genome:
- the LOC113500184 gene encoding N(G),N(G)-dimethylarginine dimethylaminohydrolase 1: MDFKMHEYSHALVGKVTQGSHHGDGIDFDDVRRQHDCYLRLLRELNVEVVEVDLQGTLHEKVLVEDLAIICHGIALLPKSSSTIEAHNTKVLKEILTKDLGQTVIDSIDPEASISCSDVLFTGREFFVGISNNTNEAGASAVAEAFPEFPCTPIKISKGAKELKKYITVAGPDILCVSASKEAKELLKRIEREANYPYQTLTVPEDEAANCLYVNGTLIHRAIEEIPEAFKVFCEKIDFARRSICFSELAKLPAGLSSCSLLVRKP, from the exons atggattttaaaatgCACGAATATAGTCACGCTTTAGTGGGCAAAGTGACACAAGGATCTCACCACGGGGACGGAATAGATTTCGATGATGTTCGTCGCCAACACGACTGTTACCTGAGACTCCTTAGAGAATTAAATGTGGAAGTAGTTGAAGTAGATTTGCAAGGGACACTGCATGAAAAAGTATTGGTAGAAGACCTGGCTATTATTTGCCATGGAATCGCCTTGCTGCCAAAGAGCAGTTCTACAATCGAAGCCCAcaat acaaaagttctaaaagaaatcTTAACAAAAGATTTGGGACAAACGGTTATTGACAGCATTGATCCCGAGGCAAGCATTAGCTGTTCTGATGTCCTGTTTACAG GCCGTGAGTTCTTTGTCGGTATATCTAATAATACAAATGAAGCTGGAGCAAGTGCGGTCGCTGAAGCGTTTCCTGAGTTTCCCTGCACTCCTATCAAG ATCTCTAAAGGAGCCAAAGAACTGAAGAAATACATCACTGTGGCTGGGCCAGATATTCTGTGCGTAAGTGCTAGTAAAGAGGCAAAAGAGTTGCTGAAACGGATTGAGCGTGAAGCCAACTACCCTTATCAGACCCTGACAGTTCCAGAGGATGAAGCAGCCAATTGCCTTTATGTTAATGGCACCCTTATTCACAGAGCTATTGAGGAAATACCTGAAGCATTTAAA GTGTTCTGCGAAAAGATCGACTTCGCCCGAagatcaatttgtttttctgaaCTCGCAAAGTTGCCGGCTGGATTAAGTTCGTGCAGTCTGCTGGTGAGGAAGCCTTAA
- the LOC113500107 gene encoding glycerol kinase: MSGYGKFGPLVGAIDEGTSSARFIIFKANSSEVIASHQKELEQHFPQEGWVEQDPLAILEVVTTCIQKAVEKLESVGGSAKDIISVGVTNQRETTIVWDRNTGKPLHNAIVWLDMRTSSTIDKLLDTVPNKTRNKNYLKPLCGLPLSPYFSAVKLRWLSDNVDSVKNAMKKGTCCFGTVDTWIIWNLTGGPNGGKHVTDVTNASRTMMMNIENLNWDPLLLKFFEVPKSVLPEIKSSSEIYGYIADGPIKGVPVAGCLGDQQAALVGQMCLQKGQAKATYGTGCFVLYNTGDIRVNSIRGLLTTVAYQLGSNNPPFYALEGSVAVAGAALGWLRDNIGLLESAKDSQAIAEKATDNGSVVFVPAFSGLYAPYWRQDARGVICGISEDTNSNHIVKAALEAVCFQVRDILDAMDEDCGIPLQLLKVDGGMTSNALVMQMQADLIGINVIRAGFTESTALGAALVAYWGVEPSKQGSAIPMTTGTTYTPLITDDERDLRYKQWKMAVDRSLGWEQN; the protein is encoded by the exons ATGTCTGGATACGGGAAATTCGGTCCGCTAGTTGGTGCCATTGACGAGGGCACTTCAAGTGCgcggtttattatttttaaagcgaaCTCGTCGGAAGTTATAGCGTCTCACCAGAAGGAGCTGGAACAGCACTTTCCTCAAGAAGGTTGGGTGGAACAAGACCCCTTGGCAATTTTAGAAGTTGTTACGACATGCATTCAGAAGGCTGTGGAGAAATTAGAATCAGTGGGAGGTTCAGCTaag GACATAATATCAGTTGGTGTAACAAACCAGAGAGAGACAACCATAGTTTGGGACCGGAACACAGGAAAACCGCTACACAATGCAATAGTCTGGCTGGACATGAGGACATCATCTACCATAGATAAACTTCTAGACACTGTgccaaacaaaacaagaaacaaaaactatttgaag ccTTTGTGTGGGTTGCCTTTGTCACCATACTTCAGCGCAGTAAAATTAAGATGGCTGAGCGACAATGTGGACTCTGTGAAGAATGCCATGAAGAAAGGCACATGCTGTTTTGGTACAGTCGACACTTGGATCATATGGAATTTAACAG GTGGTCCTAATGGCGGGAAACACGTGACTGACGTCACCAACGCGTCTAGAACTATGATGATGAACATCGAGAATCTAAATTGGGATCCACTATTACTAAAGTTTTTTGAAGTACCAAAATCAGTGCTGCCAGAAATAAAATCAAGTTCTGAG atttatggCTACATAGCTGACGGCCCTATAAAAGGAGTACCAGTAGCCGGTTGTCTCGGAGACCAACAGGCAGCATTAGTCGGTCAAATGTGTTTGCAAAAGGGTCAAGCGAAAGCGACATATGGTACTGGTTGTTTTGTACTATACAATACGGGTGATATTCGCGTGAACTCTATCAGAGGGCTACTGACAACTGTCGCCTATCAGCTCGGCAGCAACAACCCACCATTTTATGCTCTTGAAGGCTCG GTTGCTGTTGCTGGCGCTGCCTTAGGTTGGTTGAGAGATAACATCGGTTTGTTAGAAAGTGCTAAAGACTCTCAAGCGATCGCAGAGAAAGCAACCGATAATGGGAGTGTTGTCTTTGTACCGGCTTTCAGTGGTTTATATGCACCGTATTGGCGTCAGGATGCTAGGGG tgTGATATGTGGAATCTCTGAAGATACAAACTCGAACCACATAGTGAAGGCAGCTTTAGAGGCTGTATGCTTCCAAGTGAGAGATATTTTGGACGCCATGGATGAAGATTGCGGTATACCTCTGCAACTACTCAAG GTCGACGGAGGTATGACATCCAACGCTTTAGTCATGCAAATGCAAGCTGATTTAATTGGGATTAACGTAATTAGGGCCGGCTTCACAGAGAGTACTGCTCTAGGCGCCGCACTTGTTGCCTACTGGGGGGTAGAGCCTTCTAAACAAGGTTCTGCTATACCCATGACCACAGGAACAACTTACACACCCCTAATCACAGATGATGAACGAGACCTGAGGTACAAACAATGGAAGATGGCCGTCGACCGGTCCTTGGGGTGGGAACAAAATTGA